From the Candidatus Stygibacter australis genome, one window contains:
- a CDS encoding glycoside hydrolase family 3 protein produces MDSIEKKISELLAKMTLDQKVGQITQPERQFVTPEEVKKYHIGSVLSGGGSVPGDNTPEDWIKMNDEYWAASMEEDENHLAIPLIYGVDAIHGNTNVRGAVVFPHNIGLGAAHDPDLIEQIAAVTAKEITATGVDWTFAPTLAVARNSHWGRTYESYSEDPAIVAEYAPRFVKGLQGDLGEDKVIACVKHWIGDGATLHGIDQGDMCISEEELRKIHLPPYKAAVDAGVLTVMVSLSSWNQEKCHGHKFLITDLLKEELGFKGFVVSDWDGIDYLDEDYEEAVVMSVNAGIDMFMVTEKWKEFIQLVKDNIENGRISMTRIDDAVSRILRVKYKFGMFTKPCPAERKLSLDHSCFGSEEHRKVAREAVRKSLVMLKNDADILPLKKSSRILVAGKNANNRGHQCGGFTIAWQGVKDNESIAGGTSIWEGIHAVAPHAVLSADGTEVDPEKHDIAIVVIGETPYAEMLGDVRIDGLAKGIKISKGSTSLETLPGETIPIMEKGPYGTHLYLHELHPEDIALIKMIADKGIPVVVIMLCGRPVIINDELEAAKAFVVAWLPGSEGAGVADVIFGDYPMQGKLSFTWHRYDDENYNIGDENYNPLFPYGFGLGFKK; encoded by the coding sequence ATGGATTCTATTGAAAAGAAAATATCTGAATTACTGGCAAAAATGACCCTTGACCAGAAGGTGGGACAGATAACGCAGCCGGAACGTCAATTCGTCACACCGGAAGAAGTTAAGAAATACCATATCGGCTCAGTGCTCAGCGGTGGGGGTTCAGTTCCAGGTGATAATACTCCTGAAGACTGGATCAAAATGAATGACGAATACTGGGCAGCTTCTATGGAAGAAGATGAAAACCACCTGGCAATTCCGCTCATTTATGGTGTAGATGCTATTCATGGCAATACTAATGTGAGGGGAGCAGTTGTGTTTCCTCACAATATTGGCTTGGGTGCAGCTCATGATCCAGACCTGATTGAACAGATAGCAGCAGTGACAGCAAAAGAAATTACTGCTACTGGTGTTGACTGGACATTTGCTCCCACTCTAGCAGTTGCTCGTAACAGCCACTGGGGACGTACCTATGAGAGCTATTCCGAAGACCCGGCAATAGTTGCTGAATATGCACCCAGATTTGTAAAAGGTCTCCAGGGAGATTTGGGTGAAGATAAGGTTATCGCCTGCGTTAAACACTGGATTGGTGATGGTGCCACATTACATGGAATTGATCAGGGTGATATGTGTATCTCAGAAGAAGAGCTAAGGAAAATTCACTTACCTCCATATAAAGCAGCTGTAGATGCCGGAGTTTTAACTGTGATGGTATCATTGAGCAGTTGGAATCAGGAAAAGTGCCATGGTCATAAATTTCTCATAACCGATCTTCTCAAAGAAGAACTGGGATTTAAGGGTTTTGTGGTTTCTGACTGGGATGGCATAGATTATCTGGATGAAGATTATGAAGAAGCTGTTGTGATGTCTGTAAATGCCGGCATTGATATGTTTATGGTCACGGAAAAGTGGAAAGAATTTATCCAGCTTGTAAAAGACAATATTGAAAATGGTCGCATTTCCATGACTCGCATTGATGATGCAGTTTCCCGCATATTACGCGTTAAATATAAATTTGGTATGTTCACTAAACCATGCCCCGCTGAACGTAAATTATCATTAGATCATTCCTGCTTTGGCTCAGAAGAACATCGCAAGGTTGCCAGAGAAGCAGTGCGAAAGTCTCTGGTAATGCTCAAAAATGATGCTGATATTCTTCCTTTGAAGAAATCTTCCAGAATTTTAGTTGCCGGTAAAAATGCCAATAATCGAGGACATCAGTGTGGCGGATTCACCATTGCCTGGCAGGGTGTGAAGGATAATGAATCTATTGCAGGAGGAACTTCCATTTGGGAAGGAATTCACGCTGTGGCACCCCATGCGGTTTTAAGTGCCGATGGAACTGAGGTTGATCCCGAAAAACATGATATTGCTATTGTGGTTATAGGTGAAACTCCCTATGCAGAAATGCTGGGTGATGTTCGCATAGATGGTCTGGCTAAAGGTATAAAAATCAGTAAAGGCTCTACATCACTGGAAACTCTGCCAGGAGAAACTATTCCAATTATGGAAAAGGGACCTTATGGTACTCATTTATATCTCCATGAACTGCATCCAGAAGATATTGCCTTGATAAAAATGATTGCAGATAAAGGCATCCCGGTTGTGGTAATTATGCTTTGTGGTCGCCCTGTGATCATCAATGACGAATTGGAAGCAGCAAAGGCATTT